One Aphelocoma coerulescens isolate FSJ_1873_10779 chromosome 8, UR_Acoe_1.0, whole genome shotgun sequence genomic region harbors:
- the TNFSF4 gene encoding tumor necrosis factor ligand superfamily member 4: MEGQPDAEPRDREQMDCEREAVGDEWKHWQRGQVRNTLHLVSAVAQWILLLACLIYLGIDFLRPTTTQSDKVLWTHIRYTGKSIKGVAMNLSAELGPIQIRNGSIMIPCDGLYLVSLKSSIYMEKEDLLKLTLQGTHKTTRSALWEQTVQRSDTTVNLTTVLFLFQEDRITLLTNSNATISGLSFSLVLVTPRADCRS; this comes from the exons ATGGAAGGACAGCCGGATGCAGAGCCAAGAGATCGAGAGCAGATGGATTGTGAGAGGGAAGCTGTGGGGGATGAATGGAAGCACTGGCAAAGAGGACAGGTTAGGAACACGCTGCACCTCGTGTCCGCAGTTGCTCAGTGGATATTGCTGCTTGCCTGCCTGATTTACCTTGGTATAGATTTTCTGCGGCCCACAACG ACCCAGAGCGACAAAGTGCTGTGGACCCACATCCGGTACACAG GTAAAAGCATCAAGGGGGTAGCCATGAACCTCAGTGCTGAATTAGGCCCTATTCAGATCAGAAATGGTTCCATCATGATCCCCTGTGATGGCCTCTACCTCGTGTCCCTGAAGAGTTCCATCTACATGGAAAAGGAGGACTTGCTGAAGCTGACCCTGCAGGGGACACACAAAACAACCAGAAGTGCCCTGTGGGAGCAGACTGTGCAGAGAAGCGACACCACAGTAAATCTCACCACAGtgctcttcttgtttcaggaagacaGAATCACTCTGTTGACCAACTCCAATGCCACCATCTCAGGTCTGTCATTTAGCCTGGTGTTAGTGACACCAAGGGCTGACTGTAGGAGCTGA